In Pseudomonas campi, the sequence CACACGCTGCTCGACCTTCATCAGGTCGAGGGTGATGTACAGCTGGCCATGGATATCCCAGGTACGTCCGAACAGGGCCGGTACACGAGTGAAATGGACGTCGGATGGCAGCTTCTCGACCCAGGCATTGAGGGTCGGCTCGAGTTGGTAGCAATGCGGGCAACCGTACCAGAACAGTTCAACCACCTCGATCTTGCCTGGCTGGGAGACCGGGACCGGCTTCTGCAACTCGACATAGTGCTGGCCGGCCTTGACCGGTTCGGCTTCGACCGATTCGGCCTGAACACCAAAACTGAACAGGCTGAGGCTGGCGATAGCAGCACTAAACATCAGGTTACGCATGCATGACTCCTTGGCAAATGGATGCCGCTCGGGGCGGGCCTGGGTTCGACCGGCGGCCCGGGTGCGGGTTCCGGCATTGTAGCGGCGACGCCCATAAAAAAGGGCGGCCGTAGCCACCCTTTTTGCGAGCGTTCATCCGAGCTTAGTGCAGGCCCTGGATGTAGCTGGATACTGCCGCGATATCCTTGTTGCTCAGCTTGGCAGCGATGGCACGCATGATCAGCGTGTCGCCATCGTTGGTGCGGTTGCCTTCGCGGAAGTCGGTCAGCTGCTTGGCCACGTACGCGCCATGCTGGCCACCCAGCTTGGGGTAACCGGCAAGCGCATTGCCCGCGCCGTTTGGCGAGTGGCAACCGGTGCAGGCTGGCATGCCTTCTTCCAGCTTGCCGCCGCGGAACAGTTCGGCACCACGGGCAACCAGCGCCGGATCGGCAGCGCCGACGCTCATGCTCTGGCTGGCGTAGTAGGCCGCGATGTCGGCCAGATCCTGATCGCTGAGGTTGGTCAGCAGGCCGGTCATTTCGACGATCTGGCGCTTGCCGGACTTCACATCCTGCAGCTGCTTGAACAGGTATTTCTCACCCTGGCCAGCCAGTTTCGGGAAGTTCGGGGCGGC encodes:
- a CDS encoding c-type cytochrome → MNKVLVTLLLSLGLSSAAYAAGGAAIVGDAEAGKTKTAVCGACHGADGNSAAPNFPKLAGQGEKYLFKQLQDVKSGKRQIVEMTGLLTNLSDQDLADIAAYYASQSMSVGAADPALVARGAELFRGGKLEEGMPACTGCHSPNGAGNALAGYPKLGGQHGAYVAKQLTDFREGNRTNDGDTLIMRAIAAKLSNKDIAAVSSYIQGLH
- a CDS encoding thiol:disulfide interchange protein DsbA/DsbL, which gives rise to MRNLMFSAAIASLSLFSFGVQAESVEAEPVKAGQHYVELQKPVPVSQPGKIEVVELFWYGCPHCYQLEPTLNAWVEKLPSDVHFTRVPALFGRTWDIHGQLYITLDLMKVEQRVHKAVFDAIHKQGKELKDPEEMADFLVEQGVDRDSFLNTYNSFAVKGQMAKAKQLAKAYQITGVPVLIVNGKYRFDVRSAGGEKQLLQVANYLIDKERAAR